The Rana temporaria chromosome 13, aRanTem1.1, whole genome shotgun sequence genome has a window encoding:
- the LOC120920325 gene encoding acyl-coenzyme A thioesterase 1-like, producing MTEQCSQLTFIDIQSRDMMLRGGSLLAAGLLRVPYTQLSRPVSLCASPQSGLADDRLHITVQGLSPRQQVTLRALVTDEKGSMFDSCAHYEADSSGTVDLQRDASLGGDYTGVLPMGLLWSLSPSIMEKPFQRLEKRSVMKPPMIMELLVHKGHSDPKAIPGQVEARTKIERLFYAPGVRRIRLREGAVRGSLFLPPGEGSFPGVIDMFGDEGGLVEYRSSLLASRGFAALALPYLAFEDLPPTMTEFHLEYFEEAATFLSQHPKVRGPGVGVIGTGKGADLALSMITFLPQVVAAVSISGCCANTAASLSYKDLTIPGLTYNMSRAQVSETAVFDVSEALDDPLDPENSQCLIPVEKANGTFMFVVGENDLNWKSSVYAQAAIDRLQQHSKNNFTLLTYPGAGHRIDPPCSPFCLAAVDRVLGVPILGGGEVKAHCQAQEDSWQKIQDFFHFYLR from the exons ATGACTGAGCAGTGTAGTCAGCTGACTTTTATTGACATACAGAGCAGAGACATGATGCTGCGTGGAGGGAGTCTCCTTGCTGCTGGGCTCCTGAGAGTCCCCTATACACAGCTAAGCAGGCCGGTGTCCCTGTGTGCGTCTCCTCAGTCTGGGCTGGCAGATGACAGGCTACACATCACAGTGCAGGGGCTCAGTCCCAGACAGCAGGTGACACTGAGAGCTTTAGTGACGGATGAGAAGGGCTCCATGTTTGACTCCTGTGCCCACTATGAGGCTGACAGCTCTGGCACTGTGGATCTGCAAAGGGACGCCTCCCTCGGAGGGGACTACACGGGGGTGCTGCCTATGGGGCTGCTCTGGAGCCTGTCTCCCTCCATCATGGAAAAACCCTTCCAGAGACTGGAGAAGAGAAGTGTCATGAAACCCCCCATGATCATGGAGCTGTTGGTGCACAAGGGGCACAGCGATCCCAAGGCTATACCGGGGCAGGTGGAGGCTAGGACTAAAATCGAAAGACTGTTCTATGCCCCCGGAGTGCGAAGAATCAGACTGAGAGAAGGGGCGGTTCGGGGCAGCCTGTTTTTACCTCCTG GGGAGGGATCATTTCCTGGAGTGATTGATATGTTTGGAGATGAAGGTGGTTTGGTAGAATATCGTTCCAGTCTCCTAGCCAGTCGTGGATTTGCTGCTTTGGCCTTGCCATACTTGGCTTTTGAGGACCTTCCACCAACAATGACTGAATTTCACCTGGAGTACTTTGAAGAAGCTGCCACATTTCTATCCCAACATCCTAAG GTTCGAGGTCCTGGAGTCGGTGTAATAGGAACTGGCAAAGGAGCAGATCTTGCGCTTTCCATGATTACATTCCTACCCCAAGTGGTCGCAGCAGTAAGCATCTCCGGCTGTTGTGCCAATACCGCTGCCAGCTTATCTTACAAGGATTTAACTATCCCAGGCTTGACCTACAACATGAGTCGGGCGCAAGTGTCTGAAACAGCAGTGTTTGATGTGTCTGAAGCTCTGGATGATCCTCTTGATCCAGAAAACAGTCAGTGCCTCATCCCAGTAGAAAAAGCCAATGGCACATTTATGTTTGTTGTAGGTGAAAATGACTTGAACTGGAAAAGTTCTGTGTATGCTCAGGCAGCCATAGATCGCCTTCAACAACACAGCAAAAATAACTTCACCCTGCTAACATATCCTGGAGCTGGCCATCGAATTGACCCTCCGTGCTCTCCGTTCTGCCTGGCAGCAGTTGACCGGGTATTGGGTGTGCCTATTCTAGGAGGCGGGGAAGTTAAAGCTCACTGCCAGGCTCAGGAAGATTCCTGGCAAAAGATACaagacttttttcacttttacctaagatga